The window CTTGCAAATGAGTGGAAGAACTGTAACAATAACACACCTACATGGGATGTGAACCTAAGACTCCTGCATGATAGTCCTGTGTCTTTTCTCTACAACACCACTGTTTTATATCCTTTATAAGAAGATGCTAATAAAGAAAAATTACACTAAAGGGGGAGCTAGTGTAACTGTACAagagatctgtaatgtcatAACTTAGATAAGTTTTATACTCAAAGGCATCGACAGAGGCTGAAAACACTCAAGTTTAGATGTGAAATGATTTCCCAGTTATAAAGTGGTTTATAATCCAAAACCAAAACCCAACATGGTTCAACTGAACAGTCAATTTGAAAGACCAAGCACAAGAGCTGAGTCCAGTCATGTTCAGTTTTTCTAAACTGACCAGCATGTCTTGCTGGAGAACATTATTTGTTTACCTTTCACAGGTTTGACAAAACATATGGCACGTGATGTATCATATGTGCACTGAAAAGGCCAGGTGAGATAAAGACTTGCATGGTCATCAGGAGTTTTCCCATTGAAAtgatttaaaatgaattaaGGTCCGTGTTAAAGTCCTATTACAAAACTTGGTGGGAACAGTAGTGTTTTTATTCATCAGTCCAATTAAGATCCGTCACTTTTTCCACTTccataccacacacacacactcacaaacacaaattGACATGGAGTAAATGCGCATCAGCACATCCTGCTGCATCCATTCAGATCTCCCCCACCATGTTTCTCATTATAAACTGGTCTAAGCAAGTTCCAGACAGTTAACATACACTCATCTTACTGCTGCATAACCAAACCATTGGAGCCTTGGAACTATAAAATGGTGGCAAAATGGAGCAAGAAAGTGAAACAacgagaaaaagaggaaaacactGATAGGTAGCAGGAGAAGAGAGATGGCTTACAGAAGAACCAGTGGAAGCAAACTCTTCATGACAGGTGAGATGAACTTTGTTACCAGTTATATCTGATCTATACAGTCCTGTGGGTCTGTTTTTGCTGCCCAAATCTGaatttctgaacattttgtaCCTACAAACAGGTCGATCCACAccaaaagactttgagaaacatGGTCACCATCAGAGTGTGTTAATCAGCTGTGAAAATGTGTTAACTGTAAAATCTCTCAAACATATTTTATGTCTTACAATCGAATTTACAGGGTCATTGGCAAAAATATCAGGTGGATCAAATGAAGATCAGACCAgatcttttctttgaaaatataCATGTCTTTATTAGTTCTAGATGTCCATTAATGATCTGGTTATAAAACTTACCATCAAATTGTAGTACTTCAGCTTCTTTTAAACCCAGAAAATATCTGAATTTATTAATCATGGGTCCTTCTGCAAAATGCTGTAATTAAGAAATTAGAACCATGACTCATAGAAATAAGTCAGAGGGAATTAAGTAAGAGTaacaagaagagaagaagacgTATGTATGTTACAGCCTGAAACCCACcatgttttctgtttcttccTGCCTCTTGTTTTCTTGCTCCAGTGGTGTTCATGGTGGCGATGTGCAGAGCCATTCCCATCAACGACCTGCTGGACCGAGCCTCCCAGCGCTCAGACGAACTGCACTCCCTCAGCACGATGCTCACTCAGGAGCTGGTTAGTGTCTTGTCAGAAGCCActggtttttattcattttctttgtttaGAACACTTTCCATCACAGTGAAGAATGTACAGTACTTCTCAGTTAATCTTTGTCTAATGTGATGATGGtacccttttttcttctttaggaCTCTCATTTCCCTCCAATAGGCAGGGTCATCATGCCGCGCCCAACTTCGTGCCACACGTCCTCGCTACAGACGCCCAATGACAAAGACCAAGCTCTGCAAGTATCAGTAAGTTAGACTGCACTTTTATTTCTATTCAGCCCTTATCATTTGCTTCGGCCACCTCTTCAATTTGCTGCTTTGTAGTAAACCTAATTTTTCTTTGTCTGATCTGACTCCTCTTTTAGGAGTCTGCTCTGATGTCGCTGGCTCGCTCCCTGCTCCAAGCCTGGGTGGACCCCCTGGTGGTCCTGTCCCACTCTGCTAGCACTCTGCCTCACCCAGCCCAAAGCACTATAAACAACAAGATCCAGGAGCTGCAACAGCACTCAAAAAGCCTGGGAGATGGCCTGGATATACTATCCAACAAGGTGGGCAAATATGAGGAGAAAGAAAATgctcttttgctgctgcagttaTCATTGTTGTTGAATTTTTCTATCTTTTACTTTGACGGTGCCTCCTTCTGCACTCGCCTGCTTTTTCCACTAGATGGGTCCGGCTGCTCAGGCCATCTCCTCACTGCCATATAGAGGAGCCACTGATCCGGGCCAGGACAAGATATCTAAACTTGTCCACTTTAACTTTCTGCTGTCCTGCCTTCGCCGGGACTCTCATAAGATCGACAGCTTCCTGAAAGTCCTACGCTGCCGAGCAGCAAGGATGCAGCCTGAGCAGTGCTGAGGAGCCCGACCGCCAGCGTGACTGTGTGGAAATCTGCTTGCACTCCCTGATAGCTACTATCTTAGATATTGTCCTAGTTGCTGATTAGTAGGTGTTGTGAGTtttcagagaacggagatggGGAGGAGTTATGTGGCACACACAGAAAATAATCTTTTTGACCTTTTAGGCATCACATCACAGCAAGTGATTTCTGATGCTGAGATTTTAATATGAAAAATAGTAAAAAGCATAGAATAAGTTTGTAATAACgaaatataaaatgtaaatgtaaattgaATTGTTGACTAACACTTCCATCGTAAACCCGGGTTCATATATTTCAGGTAAACTACTGCTGCCTTGGTTCCAGCTGGTCTGGCATTAGGAACTGACCAAACTATGGTCACTTATTGTAGTAAATCTGAGTGGAATGTCTACTGTGACTCATCCTCATCTTTCCCTTCTCCTGAACAGCAACCCCTCGACGTCAAGCTGCCAAAAGAGCTTTGCAGGAGCACTCAGGAGTACAGggctacttcttcttcttcccaaCTAATGCTAATTATTTGGCGACACGCGCACTTTAGATTTGATTACACCCTGAATGCCACGCCTATTGATTTAACCATTTCCTTGAAATCTGTTGATCAATAAAACACCTTCTTGCACATTAAACTTtgtctcagttttgttttctcaATATCTGTGAGATTCTTAAAAGAAAAGCAACAGAATTACTTATTTGCTCAGATGACACTAAtcgcacaaaaaaacaacaaacaaacaccacAAATTGAGGAGAGGTGGATGGCTCAACAACACAGGAAAACAGAGTTCGTAAGGtctattttaaacaggaccacAACCATTTCCCAGTTTAACCCACTGATACTAACCTAGTGTGACAATAACCACACGACCCTAACCTCCCTCACCCCAAcataaaattttgagtaaagcAGAAACAAACGAGTTTGTCACTTTATGATTAAGATAAAGATCagattttattgtcatgcatacaagCATACACACGAAATATGTCCtacgcttttaacccatccaggttggcacccgttgacgcacacatgcacagggtcacacactcatagatacAGATatcatacactggagcggtgggcagccattcacagcgcctgAGGAGCATAGGGGGTActgtgccttgctcaagggcacctcggctgtggcaaggaggtggacttacacccctccagctgacaCATTGCAGTGCTCTGTGCCACGTGATGCTAGGCACATTCGCTATAGACTTTTTAATCTCAGATCAGCAACAATGAACCGCACTAATGGAGCAAAAAGAGTGGCGTTCATTTGggcagaaataagaaaaaattcTTTAAAATGAACACTAGTGGCACTGTCACGACACACTAGTAGTGTGGAAACAAGgctataataataaaaagtttgtaaaaatacaatacaaactacaatacaatacaaaaaaatatataatgagGCAGATGCTTGCAGTTTTCTATCACCGGGACTTTGCACAAAATATATCTACTGTATCCACTGAGTGTCAACTGAGTAGTTTCTGAATAGGTGTGCTGCTCTGAAACCTCCACAGTGCAGTTTAAAGAATCAATTTATATGCACATACAATCAAACAAATGCAGTATAAGATGGTTAACCTGACCCTTCACTTCACTAGGCAAAAGTCTGAGTCTTTGCTGGGTGATGCTGAATTCTGCTTCAAAGCTGGCGTTGCCAGATCTGCGGTGGTGCTGCATTTCAGCTTCACTCTTCACAAAATGAATCTCTGGCTTATTGTCTCCAATTCAAGTAGACAGTTCCAGTAAAGACACATTTCCACGATAAAGACAGTCAAGTAGCTAGATATGAGTCAAAGGCCATTGCAATGTACAGTAGAAGGCTTATTCATAAAGTTCACAATACCAGAAATCAGAAAATCAACGAAAACCATTTTAGGGAATCCAACTCTGCTATTCagtaaaaaacagttttaacaTGTTTTAGGTAAATAGAGTCACACATATACAATGTTTCCATGTAAGTGTCTGAATCTGGGTTACTCAGACTTTAATAGAATTCTACAAAATTTACAACTCACAAGTCATCTCTGCATTAACTGCAAAGCCATCTGATTATATGGATACATTTCTTGAAAACTTAAGTAAACATTATGAATTTCATGTCATGTCACAGTTTCGCACCAGtattattatttgaaaagcaTTTAAAGCTGAAGTAAACAGAATGACAGTCCTGGAGCAGGGCTAGCTGAAATGAGCTAATGACAAACACCTAATTAATCATACTGTCAAGGAGTCAAACTGGTATATGTGAAGGGGGTTGACCCCTGTCCCGTGGGGTTTTGGCTCACTGACTACGCTGCAGACGTTGAAATTAGGACCATCGTTTCAATAGAAAGTAGTTCATCTTTGTTCATAGCAACCAGTTTTGAGTGGTTTTAGATAATCCACCAGCTAAAATACCTACATTTCCATCATCTGCCGTTTGGACACAGAATTGGTACAGATCCACTTTTGGGCACTTTATCATAAGCCATGTTTTGAACTAACTTATGTTGGTAAAGCACCGCAACACAGAAATGAGCTCTGAAGTGACATAACTTCCAACCGGCAGTTAACAGATGAGGCAAAATCCCATTATAATTGTTCTGGTGCATTAAGGCTTGATAAACCTTGGTTTCACTGTTATGCCATTCCACAGACATAAAGATTTCCATATTAAAAAGTCATACTCACGCTACAGCCTACATATAGAAGTATTCCATAAAACATCTATCATTTATAGGTTTGGATGAGTTGATGTTGGGGTGGAAATCCTTGTGTGTATTCACAGCTTTGTAAATATCTAATAATTCACAGTTAACCTTAAAAGCTCTCTAAGGTATCTGGTAGGCAGGTCCATCTGAGCAGGTAGGTGTCTCCACAGGAGAATGCTACATCCTTAGTTTTGTAATCCAGAGCGAGGAGAACATTGAAGGAATCGGTTAATAAAAAGGTTAATACACGAAGGTATGATTATTTATGGGAAGCACAGAAGCCGGAACCAAACAAACACCACAGCCAAGTATGATTGTGACATGaattttaagtaaaaaaaacaacaaaacgtATAAATCTAAACAATGCACCTCTGAACTGACACTTTACTCCAATGATAAATTTTAGTAAAAATGAGTACTTTTAAAGTTCTGTTGTGTAACTTTTAGGATGTTCCATTGGCATAAATGTATCATGTTCACAGTCATTTATATGTACAGATAGAGGAAGTCCTCTTCCAAGTACCATGAACCACACACTGGCTTTTGAAAcactttatttgacattttcaaTGGCTATCATAGTTTCTTCTATATCTTTGGAAGGGGAGTGTGAGGCTGGAATGTGTTTTGTTGGTTACAATATGCAAGTTTGCCACTAGATGTCTCTAAATCCCAGATATTTTGGATACTTTagaaaaatttagaaaaaaaacaaccaaaattcTAACatactgtaataaaaaaaaggttttctaaTAAACAAGGTAAAATGCTTGGGCTTTCATCTAGTTAACAATTGCATGCACTGGCCTAATTTAGTTAAGAATAGTAACTTATAAGGTATACCTTATCAAATGCATCCATTTAATCTATCTCATTACATGGGAATCTGCAAAATGACAACAGATGGGCTCTTTTTAACTCAAGCAACTAaattcatcagatcagctcaatagatattgagtaatatctgatcttgatgctgtaaaaattcaaaattagaaattcgtattcaaactctgatggcacagaaaaactttcaTACCTCCCAACCTCGCTCAGACTCAGTCAGCCTGGTAAACCGACACCTGTCTGCCACGTCCACCACCCGCCTCCCCTCTAAATGCGACTGTTGGGTCAGAGGTGGTAGTTCAGTCTTCTTCGGACATGAAGAACAAACACAACCAACACTCGACGGCTTCGGCTCCGGATAGAGCCGACGGGTACAGCTTTGAGGTCTCCCTTCAGCAACTCAACGATCTGCTGACGGACGACAGCGGCTTATACAGCTGGCCGACGAAACACCTTCATGAGGTTTACCCGAGGATCTACGTTGGCAATGCGTGAGTCGCTGTgctcattttatttctgtatgtGTGAGGGATTTCTAAATTTGCCTACACTTTACCTGTCGCCCTTCAATTCAGGTCACTCACTACAAGCAGAACAGGTGCAGAACAGAGCTGAAAATAAGCGTAGGTTAGGTGTGTTAGGGTATAAGGAATTTTATAAACCAAGTTGACAATCAGCCATCGGGAATATCTGTAGCATCCGGTCCATCTGAGGCGACTGCTTGTCTCTTTTGTTCTTTCGGTGTGTGAGCACTCTATTGGACCCCATTGGACCCTGCCGGGACTCTTTTCACCCAGTTCTTCGTGTTAAATCATCATCGCTTTGGGCAGGGACAAGGAGAATTAACAGTGTAATCACTCAGTAGTAAATTAATGTGACTTTGCCTGTACAGTTTTTTGGTGCATAAAGcagaaatgataaataaaagcATACATGTTGGGGTTTGTGAATTCTTTAACTGTGGATTTGATTTCCTTGTCctggtttttcctcttttttgtttgattctgttttcttgtttgggTTCTTAGTGTTTTGAGACACTGGTTTGGAATTTGTCTGTTGTCTTAAGTTTTGTCTTGCTCTTTATCTTGGTCGCAGTTTAGTTTTACTCTGTCCTCACCAGTAGTTGTCCTCAGTTCCCCTCTTTGGTCCTCAGCTCCACACTcactcatcagttccccacAGCGCTTATGCTCCTTGGTTTGCCTCCATCATTGTCAGAAGTACATTCTACTTCAGAATCAACAGTTAAAGGTTGTCTTTGCAGTGTGTTTAAGAGCAATAGTGTTCCCAACACAATTGTGTTGTTATATGAGGACACATAGTAGGAGGGTGCTGCCATTGCCGCATGTTCTTGACGTCAGTTTGatgtaaaagagaaaatatctaAACCTGAAAATCAGTAGCTAGTTAGCTTAACATTTGCACTTCATTTGTCAGATTTTACACAACCCTGCGACAGATTTGGCGACCTGTCCGGGGTGTACCCTGCCGATCGAGTGGGTATAGAGAATGGatggttggatttttttttgcacaaatgatgcataatgattttttttagcttttagatTACGCGATTATTCTAAAACTTACAATACAAATACAAGTACCATCCTTGATAACTAAGTTATTACAACACAAAGAATCCGAGTGTTACACATTACAAAACAGATTATATTTAAGC is drawn from Odontesthes bonariensis isolate fOdoBon6 chromosome 21, fOdoBon6.hap1, whole genome shotgun sequence and contains these coding sequences:
- the prl gene encoding prolactin, with the protein product MAYRRTSGSKLFMTVVFMVAMCRAIPINDLLDRASQRSDELHSLSTMLTQELDSHFPPIGRVIMPRPTSCHTSSLQTPNDKDQALQVSESALMSLARSLLQAWVDPLVVLSHSASTLPHPAQSTINNKIQELQQHSKSLGDGLDILSNKMGPAAQAISSLPYRGATDPGQDKISKLVHFNFLLSCLRRDSHKIDSFLKVLRCRAARMQPEQC